Part of the Dysgonomonadaceae bacterium PH5-43 genome is shown below.
CGTAGAAGAGTAGATCAACAGCTTATTATCGACAATCTCCCTTTTAATGGTTTTGCCGGAACATTTCGAGTTTCTTCGAATATAAGTGTGCTCGTCTAATCGCGAGGATATAACTCTCAGAGTTAGTAAAACATCCCCGTCTTCGACTCTCCAATGAGCCAGATCGAGGCGCGCTATAAACATCAGTATCCAAGCAGGCATCCGGCTCGCACTTACCCTATAGTTTGCTGTTAGTTGTATCATAGTTCAGTTTTTATTCCTAATGCTTTTTCTACTGCTTTCAGATTTTCATCGTACTGAATACATAACTTGGCATAGTGCTTTTTAAGATTAGCATCCGTCAACTTTCCTATTATATCATTGGTTTTCTGTAAGGCTACCAATAATTCGGGAGTAGCTGCGATCATAGAGGCATATCTACGCTGCTTTATCAGTAAGGCATCCGATTGGATATCGGACGTCGAACAAGCTAATAGGCATACAGGAAATTTGTTTGCATCATCTTCAACTATACCAAAATTAGCACTTCTTAGTTTGTTTAATGGAGATTTGAACTCTTCCATTTTCCATCTTAATTGTTGTTTTTTAATTACTTTACTCATGGCTTATTTATGATTTTTTACTTTTCGGTTTACTCATTTCTTCTACTAACTTGTCAAACTCCTCTTGAGTCTCATTCATGGGAGAGAAATGCTCCTTTACCCAGTCAAAGGGTTTTATATGTTTCTTAAGCACTTCTCGGGCATCTCTCCGAGCTTTTTCTGCACACATTTCGATATACTCATCTTCCGTCATATTGTAGTCTGTAATGGTATCTACAACGGTTGAGAACCTGCATAATAAGCCATTCGGCTGACGTGATATAAAACTTCCCATCTTTTTTATTTTCTTAATTCCGATTGAGCCGAGAAATGAAAGTCATTCCTCAACCGTTTGATTTTCCGTTCGTCTATCAGCGCCTGATCAAGATAATCGTAAAAGATAGTTCTTGTCCGGGTATTGATCCTGATGGCATTGGTCGTTTTCCTTATCCTGTAAATAAGGTTATACATGCTTCTTTTCCTTGAATTTCCGTTCTCGTTCATATCTATCGTTGATTTTTGTTTGTAACTTGGATTGTAATTTCCGGATCCGGGTCAGATCCGCATATAGATTTTTGCATTCCCGGAGCAGTTCGTCATATCGATCGCGCTTGAAGGTTTTATCCTTTTTCCGTTCCAAATCCGGAAGAAGCTTCAGGATGTCTTTTTCCCGGTCGATCAAAAGCAACAAAGCCTTTTTCAGTCTTTCTGTCGATAAAAGACCTTTCCGCCTGCAAATAGCCAGATTCTCCGGATTGTCGTTTAAAGTGTCGTAATCGATATGATAAACTATGTATCCTTCAGGTACCGGAGAGATATAATTGTGATAGAACCAGCGGGTATAGGGAATAAATCCACCATTTACTTTGACCATCCTACGACCTCCCCAAATACGCGTCGTTTCTTCTGCTGCAACTTTTCGTATTCCGCGGGTATATACATTCCATTCTTTTGTGAAACATTGTCGCGGGAGCAGCTCTTTATTCCTTTTTTTTATCGCTTCTACTTCTTCCGGAGTCCGTTTGAGTCCGAGCAGGTCGCGTTTCTTATCAATGTGTTTTTTTGTGAATATCCGGTACACTTTTTTACCGTCAATGACCCGGAAAGTTTTCTTTCGTTTGTTCAACCGTTCAGCTAGTTCAGTGTCTCCATATTTACGGAAGTTCGCCTCTAAATACCGGATATCTTCATCGCTCCAGCGAATCTGAATCCCTTTGCTTAATCCCATCCGGCGTACCTGATGACGCAATGCTCCCAGATCGACCCGGGTATTCGTCGGTCTGGTATCGTTGACCGCCTTCAGGAGTTCCGTCCAGGTCATTTCATAAAAATGTTTTCTTATGAAAGCCAAATCGAAGCAATCCCACTGAACTTTCTCTTTAGGTTTCATCATCCGTATTAAAACTATATTCGTAAAGACAAGAACTGCATAGTTCACAACTGGATCCCGGACGTAAGTCGGAAGATAAGAACTCCGATCCGCATTCTTCACAGGTCAGTATTTCTACCTGATCGTCCGGATCCAATGCTATTGAATCTTCGCACTTTCCAAGTCCCCAATCCGCTCCGGAAGATAAAACATGCTGCTTTTGACAATCATTGCTCATGCAGGCATGATATACGCATTCCCAGTTGTTTGCCTTACACTTCATCGAATAAATCATTTTTAATCGGTTTCTCATAAGCCAGGATACAAAAAGCTAATTGCTGGGTACTCCAATCTATCCGCTTATTCTTATACATGGTTTTAATAATATCCCTGCATTTTTCTGCCGAATAACCGGTGTCGAGCCGGGCAATCGATTCGTTAATCTTATCTATCGTAAAATAACTGATCCCGACGATCGTAGCCTGTCCCTTTAATGTTCCCTTCAGTATTATGCTTTTTTCGGCTCCGATGAAATACTTTTTATCGTTCCGGAGCCGGAGCGTTGAGAAAGCATCGCAATTCAGTTTATTATTCCAGTTGTTCGAAAAATCCAAATATTCTTCCATGATTTTGATAAATTTGCCATTTCCCTTGCAGTACCAACAATAGTTTTCCATTTTATTCTGTTTCTTTTTCACTTCAAAATCCTCATATAAATGTCCTTTTTCACAGGAACACACAAAACGATACTTTCCGGGATAAAGCGTTACTGTCATTACTTTTCGTTTTTAGCTTTATAGTTAGTCTCCATCAAACAAACCTCTTCGTATATTTCTTCCCATGAGGGAAGTCCTCCGACTTGTTTGTCGTCTATATAAAGATGGGCATATACCTTCCTGGAAGCGTATCCGTATTGCTTCACACTTGTCGTTTCATGTTCATTAACCCGGTCGAAAGGGATACCTTTTTCAAGTAGCCAGTTGACCATCTCTGTTTGTCGTTCTCCTTCCCTGCACGTCCAGATAATCAGGTAATGTCCGGCTGCTTTCAGTTTTTTCATACTTTCGATAGCATAAGGAGCCGGAGCGCCTATGGACGGCCATTTGCCTACATGCAAGGTTCCATCAAAATCAATTGCTATTATCATTCTCTTTATTGTTTGAGTAATTTTTTTTATTATCCCAAATGCCTTTCGGTAGTGAGCAAAGCCAATCTCCGAGAGGCTTTATGAGTCCTAACTCGTCTTTTGCTTTGAATTCATTGGAGAATATCTCAATAAAAACCCGGAGAGAGACCTCCTTTTCATTTACCTTGGAAAGACAATAACCATCAAGAGTGATGAGAAGAAGAAACAAAGCAGCACAGGCTTTCGTCCGCTCCTCATCGGCTCTTGAGTTCCTCTTTACCCGGCTAATCCTTGCCATGGATGAAAATGTCAAGAATATTACTTTCTTTCATCCCGGAAATATGGTAATCGGCCATTGTTCCCTTCATTCCTTCATGGAGAGTCTCAATCGCATCTTCGATCGTATCGCCTTGGGTCAACATCGCTACGTTCGTTTTTCTTTCGGCACCGGACTTTTCATCCAAAGTGATAAAGGAGATATTGGCACGCCACCAATAGTCTGACTCATTACTTGGAAGATTTCCGCATATTTTGCCCGACGAACACTTGTAACCGTAAACTCCCCGCTGATATAGGGCTGTATCTCTTCGATGATACGCGCTTCGGCTTCAGCATGAGAGAGGGCATCGACCAAGTAAGGTTCAGTAACTTTCCGCTGAACCCCGTTCTCCATTATTTTCTCATACGAGATTTTACATTCAAACCAAATCATACTATTTACTTTTTAGGTGAGTAATACTTTGTTTTATTGCCACAGCATTCCTTTGCCTTCCGTCCGGATCCGCACGAACAGGAGTCGTTCCGTCCTGTTTTCCTGGCTACGATCGGACTTCCTTCCCCTTTGATCACTAATACCTTTTGATGTACTTTTACCATGGTTACACGCGATTAAAGGATGGTTCCACTTTCCTCCAGTTGTTATACTTATCCTTTTCCTCGAAATAGAAATGGATAGCTGTTTTCTCCACTACATTCGATTCCCGGAAGAGCGCCATGATCTCACTGTATTCGGATGAATTAAAATCTCCCTCCAGCTCATAGAGGTAAGAAATAGATTTGTAGTCCAAATCGCCGGACTCGTTACGCTGGAGCATTTTCATACAAAGCTTGTACATCGGATCGGATGTTCCCTTTTCGCTATTCTTGACCCAGTCCTTCAGGAACTCGACCAGACGTTTTTCGGCAATGTCCGCACGTTCGTCAAAACCTTTAACCTTGTTTCCCTTAACCTGGAACTTGAAATCCCCGTCGTTCAGTAGGAATCCGATCTGATCGTCACGTTTCAGTTTACCGTACTCCTTCATAATTTCAAACCAGGCTTCCGATTCTTCCCGGAGCCACTTTTTGAACTCTTTGGTCTCTTCTACATACTGGTAGAATTTTTGTTTAATCCGGTGGATCCAATCCATCCGTAAACCTTCATAGGCTTCTTTCCGCCTGTTGGTTTCTTCTTGCTTTTCTTCCTGCAATTTCCGGAGCAGATCTTCCCTCTCTTGGAATGTTAATTTTGAAATGTCCATTTGAATTGTATTTAATCGTTAATAACTGTACTCAGTTTCATCAGTTGTTTAAATCTTCTGTCTCGGGCTGCTTTGGTATCGAATTTCTCCAATGTTATCCAGGAACTGTTCGATTTGAGCCTCTTTATCCTGATATTCGGCTGATCATCTTTGCGGATAATCATAAATCCGGCTTGCAGTACTTTTCTTTGGCTGTCTCCGTCCATGGTAATTGTTTTTTAATTTGATGTTGATAAATAATCCAATACCTCTATCGTTATCTCCTCAACCATATCCAAATCCTTTTTCTTTTTGTTGAACGCCGAATACAGACTGCGTAATTGCTCCAAAGGGATCTCGTTAAACTCATCTCGTTTGGCGGCACGACAGGCGATTGATTTAATTTTACCGATATTTTCTTGCACATTCATCGCTCGCAGCCATGCGCCGATGGAAGCGATTAATCTTTTGCGATGTTGGTCGAGTTCAGCAAGTTTAGGATTAAGTTCTTTATCAAGGGCATTGCAGGCCTCAATCAGTTGCGCTGCGCTTAAATCCCGACTGCTTGTTACACTGTAACTTGACAGAATAGCTTCTTTAGCCTTTTCTCCACCTCCTGTAAGTCCCAATAGGGTATGAAACTTTTTAATCAAGCCCTTTATCTGTTTTTCTTCAAATGTTAGTGTCGCCATAATTCTCCTTTATTATAATCCGATATATTCATTTGCTCCCTTTTCCCAAATAATAAAATCATTCATCTTCTCTCCTGCGCGAGAATTAGTAATTACCTTAAATCCTTCTACCCGCATTTTTAACTCGGCGAGTTTCATTATATAATCACCGACATTTGTATCGGGAATACCACCCTTTTCGTGACTTATCCATATCAGCAGCTTGTTTTTCATTCGCTTGCGAAAACGTTCGTAAGCGGGTATTCCAAATTGTTTAGTTACATCTTCTCCATTAACTGATTCGATATAATATCTAAGAGTAGTTAAACTGTCGACTATGAGTATATCAAAACCTTTTCGTTGTACCATTTTTTTAGTTATCTCTTCAAAAGTTGCCTCGTCATCAGCTGCAACTATTTTGTTTCCGCATTCCACCATCTTTTCCCGCCTCCATGATTTTTGAAATGTCATGTTGTTGCCCTGTTCACGTGTCCAATACAGCACGCGCCCAAAGTTTGTCAGATATTTGGCTAATTGCATGGCAAAACCCGTTTTCCCACTTCCGCTCGTTCCGTAGATTATCCAACTGCCCGATACGGGAGGCTCGCCGAAACTGTTGAGCCATCTACCCGTAAAAGGCATTGTTTTATGTTTCGTCTCGAGAATATTATTGTTCGTAAAAAACCCCATTTAAACCGCACTTAAACGTTTTTTTAATTTCAATATAAACCCTCCTTAAACGGCTATCGGTAGCCAGCAGCATTTGTCTTATATCCGTACCTTCCGGAGCATTGGCTTTGATAACGGCTGCTGCTTGTGCGGCATAGAACTCGATGCGCTCTTCTTTCCCCTCGGGAGTTATTTTTTGGAACCGCGCTCCATACCGGTCGAATATTTCGGCATAACCTACTTTCTTGTGTCGGATTCCACTGTTGATTTTTTCACGCAAACCGTCCGCGCCCATCATATACCACCCACAACACTCTTTGGTTTTATTTTGGAGGGCTTTGAGCTCAAGGAAAGCAGGATAATTAAGATCGCCGGCTTCATCAAGAATAATAAGGGGGTTGAGTAGTGTGCGGAGATAAAACACCAAATCGCCATACACATCGCGGTAAATACCGGTATGTCCAACCCCCAATTCTTTGGCTATAAATCTCACTAATTGTTGTTTCGTTTTTACTTGAGAACAATCTACATATACTACATTCTTATGAGTTCTGGCATATTGTTCCGCCGCATAGGTTTTCCCTATGCCGGCGTCATCACAGAGGACACCGAGTGCGCTTTTCTCCTGACAAAATTCCAATTGTGTGGTAACGCTCACAAATACGGCTGTTTTTGCCGTTCGCCAGGCAGATCTGCCGCTCAGTTCCACATTTAGATGTCTGGCAAGACTTATCCACTTGGCATCGGAAAGTACCTTTTCCGTTTCTCCGTTTTTTATACGATTGTAGATGGAGCCGTTGATTCCTAAACTTACAGCATATTGGCTGTCGCTTCCTCCGAAATTTTCGCGCCGCTCAGTCATTACAGCTGCGATCTGTTTTTTTAATTCTCTTGTAATCATGCATTTGGTGTTTTAATGATAAATGTTTTACATTGAATTGAGTGCTTTTGCCGCCCAATCTTCCGATTCCCAACCATCGTAATCTTCCATAAGTTCCGGAGCCTCCTGCTCTCTGATGGGCGTTGCTTCGGAGTTATCGACCATGGAGATAACCGTATTTACCGTTTCCGTTTTCATACTGCCGATTTTGCCCAGATGTTTTTCCGTTTTGGCCTCTTTAGCGAGTTTTTTGGCGGAACTTATAAACCCGAGTTGTTCGTGCATTATGCGATCATCCTCTTCTGTTCGTTCGATTTTGGCTTCCTGGAATCTGCCTAAATCACGAGGACTGTCGATATAGCGTTCATCCTGATAGATAAATATTTCGCTTACTTCGTTATTATTATCGGGTATGTAATAGGCTTGAGCATTGGTATTATTCGGCTTGAATCGTTCTATGAGAGAAGCATCGTTCAGCCACCATTCGCGATAATCAACTGTGAATGTACTACCCTTTTTAAGGCTTGTTTCCGTACATTTGCCCCACTCTTTACAAAGTAGCCTCCAGTTGAGTGGAGCCAGTTCGGCGTGTTGTTTCATTACAAGAACCTGCATGCGTGTCATTCCGCCGTACAGGTATGCTCCGGTCTTCTTGTCTTTTGCCGTATGCTTTGCGTTATTCATGGCTGAGATTTGCGCCTGATCTTCCTTTACAACGCGATCAAAATCCCACGCTTCCAACTGATCTTTGTATGTGTCATTCAATTCATCGAATACCTTTTCCTGGGTACTTAAATAGGCTTCATGCTTCGCATAATGCCGGCCTTTTGCCATTCCAAGACGTACCTCCGCATATTCTCCGTAATACTTTTTCCCTTTAATCTTATGCTCAGCTCTCTTTTCTCGCGAGTTCATGGGAGCGGTAAAAGTAGTGTGTAAAAATGTCCTGTCAAGTTTGCCTTCTATCTCCGTTCCTTTCATCAAGTGATTTTCGACTTCCACCTCGCCGGGTGTACGAAGTCCCCATGCACGAAGATTGTTCCACATATTACGGAAGCAATCCATTACCAGGTTAGTGTCTTTCTTCAGCGAGTATGCCGAACCGATGATACAACCGCTCGCCACGTCAAAGGCATAGTAAGCGTGAACCCATGCTGTTGTTTTATTTCCTTTTTTGTCGGTTACAATACATTTGCGTACCAGGTCGCGGTCGTCCATCGAAATCTTACTAAGCGAATGGTAGGGACTTTTTCTATTGACCGCCGCATTGTGTTTGTTTTGGTTGTAATGGAAATCGTTACGCATGCGGTCAACAATCTTCCGGTTCAACGGATCGTTCAAAATATTGAACACCATGGTATCGCTGATGGTATCGGGTTCGCCGTTCCGGTAAAAATCTACGCGGTTAAAAATCTCGCCGGTTTCCTCATTGTAAATTTCACGCATACCGAGAATAAATTCATTGTATATCTTTGTTACATCACTCATAAAGGGTTTACTTTTCTCTCCGTAAATGCTGATAACGATTCGTGTTATCATATCACGTTGTTTTTTTGTCCGGTTTTGATTCCCGATCTTCCCACTTAGTAATGAGGCGTAATTATTGCCGGAATAATTCCGATACGCTTGCTGTAAACGCCGGTAGTTCCAGGGTAGAGTGTGTGGATATTTTTCCGATACAGCCGGCATTATATTCTCTTGTCGTTTCCAAAATTCTATCTCGCGAAACTTGTTTGCTTTTCCGGCTGCCGCATGGCGGGAGTAGCTACGCTCATAAACAGTTCGAAGTGCGTTCAGAATCTTAGCTGAATTTTCATACTTCGTTTGTTCCTCCGGTTTAAGATGAATGCCGGGATATTTCTCGTATGTTTTGAAAAAATCGCGAGCCTTTGGATCGGGAAGAATGTTTCTCAAGACTGCGTTTTGTTCCTCAATCCTTTCAAGTCGGCTTTTCTCATCCGATAGCTCCGGATAAGCCTCGTAAAGCAATTCTTTGTATTGGTGCGGGAAACTGTCAGCGGGATATAAGGCAGGGTTGCCATAGCTGGCTTTACCTGCTATATTGCTGATTTTGCCACGATGAATGAGTGATTTGAATGTCCCTTCCGGAATCACCTTCATGGCCTCCGCGCCGGTTATGCATATTTCTCCGTTAAATGCTTCCATTGTTTCTTTTATCTTAGTTCCCGCCCGGGAGTCGAACCCGGCTTAAAGCCTTTACTTTTACGGGAGAATGATTAACTTTGTGTTGTCTAATTCAAAAAATCAATCATTATGGCTAAATCAAGCTGTCCTAAATGTGGGAACCACTCTTTCGAGGTGGTTTTCAACTCTCCGAAAGGTTCTAATTTTCAACTCTGGTTTGTACAGTGTGATTCGTGCGGATGTGTCGTTGGTACTCATGAAAAAATATTAATTACAAGTATGATTCAGGATCTTGCCTAAAAACTAAATGTTAAATTGACGTACAATATTTAACTTTTTCATAAACATCGATTTTTATCGGACTACCTATATATCCGAGACTTGGAGATAAACTTTCTACATTAACCGTAAGGCCTATTTCTCGTGCCTTTACAATCGACTCGTTCAGTAGCGTTAGACGTTTTTGGATAGTTGATGCTATCTCCTTTTTTTCATTTTCAAGTTTCATGATTCGTGATTTTTAGGTTCTAATTGATAAGCAGCTTCCTGGGCATGTACCTGAAGCTTCATAAATTCGGGGATACTCATACCGACTAAGGAGCCGGAGACTTTTACAGCGCCGTCCACATATACAGCAACCTTTCCGTTCTTAAAGTCGGCAATGATTTTAACCCGGTCGGAAAAAACTTGGGTCATTGTCTGCTCGGCTGTCTGATGGGTGGTTTCACAATCCGGCGCCCAGGATTCGGGAGACGGACTACCGTCATAGATCCGGCCGCCTCTCTCAAGGGCTGCTTTCCTGATCAGATTGGCTTTACCCTGACTCGTTTCAAAATTTAAGGCTTTCCAAACAGTTACTCCGGAAACGCCGAAGTCTTTCTCTAAGCCCTTTTTTACTTCACTGGGAAGCATGATTTCTTTGTTTGCCATATTCCTCTTATTTAAGATTCGATTTTTATTTGTAACTTTAGCCGCGAATTAAAAATCTTAATTCGACACAAAGATAAGGGATAATTTTCAACTAATCAAAATAAAACGGGATAATTTTCAACTAAATGCAAAATATATTAAATCAAATTGGAGAAATAGCCATAAACGAGGGCATTACAATAGGTGCCTTAGAAAAGAAAATTGGAGCAAGTAAAGGTGTTTTATCCCGTGCCATACAAAACAACACGGATATTCAATCTAAATGGCTTCAACGGATAGTTGAAAATTATCCCCAATACAATACTGCTTGGCTATTGACAGGAAGGGGGGAAATGAAAGAAGGAAAAGAAGCGCCTCGGCTTATTCCTTTCTATGACACCGAAGCAATAGGAGGTAAAAACCAATATGGTGCCGACATGGCTCCAGTATCAGCTCCCAAAGCGTATATTAATCCGGGAGACTTATTATCGGATGCAACAGCTGCTCTCCGATATTATGGAGATAGCATGAAGGAATATCCCAAAGGATGTATTCTGGCGCTTCGGAGGCTATATGACAACCTGACAAGATTAACTCCGGGAAGAAACTATGTGATTGAAACATCGGAAGACCGGTTTACAAAACGGATACAGATAGGTGATAGCGAAACATACTATATGGCATACAGTTCCAACGAGGAAAAATATGAAGATGGACGTTTAATTCATGAACCTTTCCGTATCTACTTTGAAGACATACACAAAATATTCTTAGTAGTTGGACATATAGAGAAGGAAGCTCTCGGAGAAATGTTATATGAACCGCTAAAAAACACAAAGGAATAATGAATACAGATTTTACTCCTGAATGGGAAAAAGAATTCAAACGAATACAATTCAATGCCGTTCGTTTTATCGAAGAGTATTACAACAAATTACATCCGGAGAATCCCATAATACTGAATGATGAAGAAAAGCAAAAGATATTCAACCGATATAAAAGAATTCCACTGATTGATGGATCTCCTTTTGAATATTCAAAAAGGATAGAGGAATTGAAAAAACAAGGCTATAAAGATTGGGAAATATACTAATGAGAATGTGTACGTAAAATACATTCTCTCTCTTCGCTCTATAAAAAACACTCAAATTCAAGTGTACAAAGCGGCAATATCTCTATTTTGCATATATATGTATCATTCAGTAAATTACCTTGCAAAGAGGGGTGTTTTAAGAGGGTATTTTGTATGCACGAAGGGGTACTTTAAGCTCGTTTTTTGATACTTTAATGCTCGAAAATCTGCAAAAAGAGGCGTTTTCAGCCTATATTTATACATAAAACTGCATACCCAATTGCATACTCAACTGCATACCCTTTATGCAAAAAAACGTATTTTTCCGCATTTTTCCTCTCTTTTTTATTGTTCGATATAAATAGATTTCTGCCGATATATTTGAAAAGGGATATAGATTACTGGGTGGTAATAAAAAAGGCTCGTATGAGCCTGAAATGACCGATTTAGAGGGGTATACGCACAAAGATCGACATTTGACTTAAATCTTAATGGAAATGAATATTTTTGCTTAAAAAATAGGATTAAGAATGAATAAAAAAGAATTGAATATAAAGAAAAAAGAGTTTGAGAAGTTATATTTTACAGGCAAATATACTCAAAAAGAAATAGCGGAAAAGATTGGTATATCAAAAGTAAGTATTTTTAAGTGGATCAAAGATTTACCAGCAACTAAATATATTAAAATTCGGACTAATTTGGTACAAGAATTAGAACGTTTGTCGGCTGATCCGCAAGGTAACGAAGATTTAATATTCAGATATATTGAAAACCTGAATCTACTGGATACAATGATTAGAAAGGCCAAATATTTACCTTCCATATAAGGAGATTAAACTTTTTCTTTAAAATAATGGCTTTTTTATACTAAAAAATTAAAGCAGATTAAAGTTGCATTATACTTTTGTACAGTTCGTTTAAAATTTGGCGCGGATTAGAATTTGATGTAACTTATTGTTTTTCGTCTGGTTGCATTCCTATTCTTTATATTGTTTAAATGTACTGTTTGTTTTTACCCCCATAATTGCTGTTATAATATCTCCAATCTTTATTTTGTCTTTGATATATTTATCATCTTTTGTGTAA
Proteins encoded:
- a CDS encoding hypothetical protein (product_source=Hypo-rule applied; cath_funfam=1.10.287.80; superfamily=53098) is translated as MEAFNGEICITGAEAMKVIPEGTFKSLIHRGKISNIAGKASYGNPALYPADSFPHQYKELLYEAYPELSDEKSRLERIEEQNAVLRNILPDPKARDFFKTYEKYPGIHLKPEEQTKYENSAKILNALRTVYERSYSRHAAAGKANKFREIEFWKRQENIMPAVSEKYPHTLPWNYRRLQQAYRNYSGNNYASLLSGKIGNQNRTKKQRDMITRIVISIYGEKSKPFMSDVTKIYNEFILGMREIYNEETGEIFNRVDFYRNGEPDTISDTMVFNILNDPLNRKIVDRMRNDFHYNQNKHNAAVNRKSPYHSLSKISMDDRDLVRKCIVTDKKGNKTTAWVHAYYAFDVASGCIIGSAYSLKKDTNLVMDCFRNMWNNLRAWGLRTPGEVEVENHLMKGTEIEGKLDRTFLHTTFTAPMNSREKRAEHKIKGKKYYGEYAEVRLGMAKGRHYAKHEAYLSTQEKVFDELNDTYKDQLEAWDFDRVVKEDQAQISAMNNAKHTAKDKKTGAYLYGGMTRMQVLVMKQHAELAPLNWRLLCKEWGKCTETSLKKGSTFTVDYREWWLNDASLIERFKPNNTNAQAYYIPDNNNEVSEIFIYQDERYIDSPRDLGRFQEAKIERTEEDDRIMHEQLGFISSAKKLAKEAKTEKHLGKIGSMKTETVNTVISMVDNSEATPIREQEAPELMEDYDGWESEDWAAKALNSM
- a CDS encoding putative Zn finger protein (product_source=COG1326; cath_funfam=2.20.28.20; cog=COG1326; smart=SM00291; superfamily=57783), which encodes MAKSSCPKCGNHSFEVVFNSPKGSNFQLWFVQCDSCGCVVGTHEKILITSMIQDLA
- a CDS encoding hypothetical protein (product_source=Hypo-rule applied), which produces MKLENEKKEIASTIQKRLTLLNESIVKAREIGLTVNVESLSPSLGYIGSPIKIDVYEKVKYCTSI
- a CDS encoding hypothetical protein (product_source=Hypo-rule applied; cath_funfam=3.40.50.300; superfamily=49899) is translated as MANKEIMLPSEVKKGLEKDFGVSGVTVWKALNFETSQGKANLIRKAALERGGRIYDGSPSPESWAPDCETTHQTAEQTMTQVFSDRVKIIADFKNGKVAVYVDGAVKVSGSLVGMSIPEFMKLQVHAQEAAYQLEPKNHES
- a CDS encoding hypothetical protein (product_source=Hypo-rule applied; smart=SM00530; superfamily=47413,51306); the protein is MQNILNQIGEIAINEGITIGALEKKIGASKGVLSRAIQNNTDIQSKWLQRIVENYPQYNTAWLLTGRGEMKEGKEAPRLIPFYDTEAIGGKNQYGADMAPVSAPKAYINPGDLLSDATAALRYYGDSMKEYPKGCILALRRLYDNLTRLTPGRNYVIETSEDRFTKRIQIGDSETYYMAYSSNEEKYEDGRLIHEPFRIYFEDIHKIFLVVGHIEKEALGEMLYEPLKNTKE
- a CDS encoding hypothetical protein (product_source=Hypo-rule applied; superfamily=160935), with protein sequence MNTDFTPEWEKEFKRIQFNAVRFIEEYYNKLHPENPIILNDEEKQKIFNRYKRIPLIDGSPFEYSKRIEELKKQGYKDWEIY
- a CDS encoding DNA-binding transcriptional regulator LsrR (DeoR family) (product_source=COG2390; cath_funfam=1.10.10.60; cog=COG2390; smart=SM00530; superfamily=46689); translated protein: MNKKELNIKKKEFEKLYFTGKYTQKEIAEKIGISKVSIFKWIKDLPATKYIKIRTNLVQELERLSADPQGNEDLIFRYIENLNLLDTMIRKAKYLPSI